Sequence from the Nocardiopsis sp. YSL2 genome:
TCGAGCACCCGGTGCGGGCGCAGCGGGCCGGGGTCGCCACGGTCTTCCAGGAGTTCAACCTCCTGCCCGAGCGCACCGTCGCCGAGAACGTCTTCCTGGGCCGCGAGCCCCTGCGCCGGGGCCTCGTCGACGGCCGCGCGATGGAGCGCGCCACCGCCGCGCTCCTGGCCGACCTCGGGCTGGAGGGGATCGACCCGTGGCGGAAGGTGCGGTCGCTGTCGGTGGCCGAACAGCAGATCGTGGAGATCGTCAAGGCGCTCTCGCAGGACGCCCGCGTCATCTCCATGGACGAGCCGACCGCCGCGCTGGCCGACCACGAGGTGGAGGTGCTCTACCGGATCATCGGCCGACTGCGCGAGCGGGGTGTGGCCGTCCTCTACGTCTCGCACCGGCTCAGGGAGATCTTCGACCTCGCGGCGACCATCACCGTCCTCAAGGACGGGGACCTGGTCGGCACCTGGCCCGCCCAGGAGCTCGGGCCCGCCGAGCTGGTGCGCCGGATGGTCGGCCGTCCCGTCGCGGCGGTCTTCCCCGAGCCCCTCGAACCGCGCGGCGACCACGTCGGACGCGTCCGGCTGTCGGTGGCCGGGGCGGGCAACGCCCAGGTCGACGGGATCGGGTTCGAGGTCCGCGGCGGCGAGATCCTCGGCCTGGGCGGGCTCCAGGGCAGCGGCCGTACCGAGGTCGCCCACGGCCTGTTCGGAATCGCGCGGTTCACCCGCGGCGAGGTCCGCGTGGACGGCGAGGCCGTGAACCCGCGCTCCCCGCGCCAGGCCGTGCGCGCGGGCCTGGTGCTGGTCACCGAGGACCGCAAGTCCCAGGGCCTGGCACTGCACCAGTCGGTGCTGGACAACGGGCGCCTGGTCCTGGACGCCGTGTTCCCCTTCGGTTCCCGGCCGCGTGCCCGCCGGCTGCCCGGTGTGCTGTCGTCACTGGAACTGGTCGCCCGGGGCGGCCACGGCCAGGAGGTCCAGTACCTGTCCGGCGGCAACCAGCAGAAGGTCGTGCTGGCCAAGTGGCTGGCCGCCGACCCCGGCGTCATGGTGATGGACGAGCCGACCCGCGGCATCGACGTGGGCGCCAAGCAGGCCGTCTACCGGCTCATGCGCGAGCTGGCCGCGGACGGCGTGGCGATCGTGCTCATCACGTCCGAACTGCCCGAGCTCATCGGCATGGCCGACCGCCTGGTCGTGCTCGACGACGGCCGTGTCGCGGGCGAGCTGCCCGGCGACGCCGACGAGGAGGCCGTCATGGCCCTGGCCACCGGTTCCGCCCCGCGCGGGGAGGCGGCGCCGTGACACCCCTGCGGACCACCGTGCGGAGCCTCGGTTCGCGGCTCGGCACCACCGGACTCGTCTACGCCGCCCTGGTCGTCCTGCTGGCGGTCAGCGCCGCCTTCCTCGCGGCCCGCGGCGCCACCCTGTTCACCACCGCCAACACCGTCGACCTGTTCACCCGCAGCAGCCTGCTGGGCTTCCTGGCCATCGGACAGACGCTCGTCATCCTCTGCCGCTCGCTCGACCTGTCGGTGGGCCACGTCGCAGCGCTGTCCGCGCTGGTCGCCGCCACCACGATGGACGGCGACCCGTCCCGGATCCTGCTCGGGGCGGCCGCCGCCCTGGGCGTGTCGGCCCTGGTCGGCCTGGCCAACGGGCTCATCGTCACCGGCCTGCGGGTCAACCCCTTCATCACGACCCTGGGCACGGCACTGGTCATCCAGGGCTACCTGGACACGACCTTCCAGGGCCCGGCCGGGTCGGTGCCCGCCGCCTTCCAGGCCTTCGGCTACACCCGGATCGGTGTGCTGCCGGTCTCCACGCTGGTGATGCTCGGCCTGGCGGTGGCGGCCGTGGTGTTCCTGCACCGCACCCGCCTGGGCTACCACATGTACGCCGTGGGCGGTGACGCCGAGGTCGCCCGCCTGTCGGGTGTGCGCGCCGGAGTCCCCGTGGTCACCGCGCACGTCCTGTGCTCGATCACCGCCGGGGTGGCCGGACTGCTGCTGGCGGCGAGGTTCGGGACCGGCAACCCGCAGGTGTACGCCAACGGCTACGAGTTGGAGGCGATCGCCGCGGTCGTGCTGGGCGGCACCTATCTGCTCGGCGGTCGCGGCGGGGTGGCCGGAACGATCGCGGGCGTGTTCGTGCTGGCCACGCTCGACACCGTGTTCAACGTGCTCGCGGTCGACCCGTTCGTCAAGGACGTCCTGCGCGGCGCGGTCCTCGTCGCCGCGGTGGCCGTCTACGCCCGCGGGCAGCACTCCCGCGCGGCGACACGCGTGCGCTTCCCGTCCACGGGGCCGCCGACGCGGCCGCCCTCTCCGCCCCCGTCACTGACCGCGTCCCCGGGAGGCCGACGATGACCGCCCCCGTCTCCCCGACCCCCTCCTCCCCGCCGCCCGCCCCCGGAGCGGACACGCGCCGTCGTCCCCTGAGAGCGCTGTCCGCCCTGCCCAGGGGCGGCACGGCGACGGTCGCGCTGATCCTCCTGCTGATCTTCGTCGTCATCGCCACGCAGAACCCGTCGTTCTTCGAGGGTCCGCCGCTGATGGGGTTCGGCAAGAAGGCCGCCCCGCTGGTGATCCTCGCGGTGGGCCAGTACCTGGTGATCGTCTCCGGCGAGTTCGACCTGTCGGTCGGCTCACTGGTGGGCGCCCAGGTCGTGGTGGCGGCCAGGCTCATCGACGGCGACGAGGCGATGACGTGGCCGGTGCTGGCGCTCATGGTGGCCTTCGGGCTCCTCGTGGGCCTGGTGAACGGGTTGGTCACCACGCTGCTGAGGGTGCCGTCGATCATCACGACGCTCGGCACGATGCTGATCCTGTTCGGCGCGGTGCGCTTCTGGACCGGCGGCGCGCCCACGGGAGCGCTCTCGGAGGCCTTCCGTGTGCCCGGCCGCAACGGGATCGAGAACGTCCCCTTCCTCCACCAGATCCCCTGGGCGCTGCTCATCGCGGCGGCCGTCGTGGTCGCCGGCGTGCTGGTGATGCGCTCCCCGTACGGGCGCACGCTCATGGCGACCGGTGACAACGACACCGCCGCCGCCTTCTCGGGCGTGCGGGTGTGGTCGGTGCGCACGCTGGCCTTCATGGCGTCGTCGCTGCTGGCCACGCTCGCGGCGGTGCTCATCGGCGGCTACGCCGGGGTGACCGCCCAGGTCGGCCAGGGCCTGGAGTTCACCGCCATCACCGCCGTCGTCCTGGGCGGCGTGGTCCTGGGCGGCGGACGCGGCACCGTGCTCGCCGCCGCGCTCGGCGCTCTCACCGTGGAGGCCCTCTTCACCCTCTTCAACCAGCTGTACCTGCCCTCGACGATCCAGCCGGCGGCGCAGGGACTCATCATCATCGCCGCGGTGGCCTACGCCTCGCGCCGCGGCGGGCTTCGACTGCCCGGGCGCCCACAGCGGCGACCGGACCACCCGACCGGGCACACGCTCGGCTCTTCGAGGAGGTAACACACCATGCGCGTCCCCCCTGCGCTCCTGGCCGGCGCCGCCGGTCTGGCCCTGGTCCTGAGTGCGTGTACGACCGACACCCCCGACGACGGCACGGCCGAAGGCGCCGGCCTGACCCCGGACGGGGAGTGGTTCGACCAGGAGGAGTTCGACGCCCAGCTCGCCCAGCGCGAGATCACGCCCGAGGGCGACCCCGAGCAGCCCTGGCTGCAGGCGATCGAGCCCGAGTGGACCGATACGGGCGAGTTCGCCTCCGACGACCCGGGGGAGGCCACCGTGTGCTTCTCCAACGCCTCGGTGTCCAACCCCTGGCGCGTCACCGGCTTCATCACCATGGAACAGCAGGTGGAGGCGCTCCAGGAGGAGGGCCGCATCGGCGAGTTCCGGGTCTCCGACGCCGCCGACGACGACAACCAGCAGATCTCCGACATCCAGGCGTTCGTGGACGCCGGTGACTGCGACGCCATCATCGTCTCGCCGTCCACCACCGCCACTCTCACCCCCGCCGTGGAGACCGCCTGTGAGAGCGGTGTCCCGGTCATCGTCTTCGACCGCGGGGTCAACACCGACTGCATGGTCACCTTCATCCACCCCATCGGCGGCTACGCCTACGGCGCCGACGCCGCGGAGTTCCTCGTGGACGAGCTGGAGCCGGGCTCGACCGTCCTGGCCC
This genomic interval carries:
- a CDS encoding ABC transporter permease; the encoded protein is MTPLRTTVRSLGSRLGTTGLVYAALVVLLAVSAAFLAARGATLFTTANTVDLFTRSSLLGFLAIGQTLVILCRSLDLSVGHVAALSALVAATTMDGDPSRILLGAAAALGVSALVGLANGLIVTGLRVNPFITTLGTALVIQGYLDTTFQGPAGSVPAAFQAFGYTRIGVLPVSTLVMLGLAVAAVVFLHRTRLGYHMYAVGGDAEVARLSGVRAGVPVVTAHVLCSITAGVAGLLLAARFGTGNPQVYANGYELEAIAAVVLGGTYLLGGRGGVAGTIAGVFVLATLDTVFNVLAVDPFVKDVLRGAVLVAAVAVYARGQHSRAATRVRFPSTGPPTRPPSPPPSLTASPGGRR
- a CDS encoding ABC transporter permease; protein product: MTAPVSPTPSSPPPAPGADTRRRPLRALSALPRGGTATVALILLLIFVVIATQNPSFFEGPPLMGFGKKAAPLVILAVGQYLVIVSGEFDLSVGSLVGAQVVVAARLIDGDEAMTWPVLALMVAFGLLVGLVNGLVTTLLRVPSIITTLGTMLILFGAVRFWTGGAPTGALSEAFRVPGRNGIENVPFLHQIPWALLIAAAVVVAGVLVMRSPYGRTLMATGDNDTAAAFSGVRVWSVRTLAFMASSLLATLAAVLIGGYAGVTAQVGQGLEFTAITAVVLGGVVLGGGRGTVLAAALGALTVEALFTLFNQLYLPSTIQPAAQGLIIIAAVAYASRRGGLRLPGRPQRRPDHPTGHTLGSSRR
- a CDS encoding substrate-binding domain-containing protein, with translation MRVPPALLAGAAGLALVLSACTTDTPDDGTAEGAGLTPDGEWFDQEEFDAQLAQREITPEGDPEQPWLQAIEPEWTDTGEFASDDPGEATVCFSNASVSNPWRVTGFITMEQQVEALQEEGRIGEFRVSDAADDDNQQISDIQAFVDAGDCDAIIVSPSTTATLTPAVETACESGVPVIVFDRGVNTDCMVTFIHPIGGYAYGADAAEFLVDELEPGSTVLALRILPGVDVLEHRWAAAQTIFDDSELEVLGFEFTGGDGAQIKDLVSQHLQRGSVDGIWMDAGDGAVAGLEAFEDAGQPYPVIAGEDELSFLRKWDEEDITAIAPVYSNFQWRTPVLAASMILAGEEVPSEWILPQEPIREDELPDYLERNADMPSLHYAKFGGEDLPGFPEAWTDR
- a CDS encoding sugar ABC transporter ATP-binding protein, with the protein product MTGQPLLRMRAITKSFLGVRVLHGVDLDLRAGEVHALVGENGAGKSTLMKVLAGVHRPDGGTIDLEGERVAFEHPVRAQRAGVATVFQEFNLLPERTVAENVFLGREPLRRGLVDGRAMERATAALLADLGLEGIDPWRKVRSLSVAEQQIVEIVKALSQDARVISMDEPTAALADHEVEVLYRIIGRLRERGVAVLYVSHRLREIFDLAATITVLKDGDLVGTWPAQELGPAELVRRMVGRPVAAVFPEPLEPRGDHVGRVRLSVAGAGNAQVDGIGFEVRGGEILGLGGLQGSGRTEVAHGLFGIARFTRGEVRVDGEAVNPRSPRQAVRAGLVLVTEDRKSQGLALHQSVLDNGRLVLDAVFPFGSRPRARRLPGVLSSLELVARGGHGQEVQYLSGGNQQKVVLAKWLAADPGVMVMDEPTRGIDVGAKQAVYRLMRELAADGVAIVLITSELPELIGMADRLVVLDDGRVAGELPGDADEEAVMALATGSAPRGEAAP